From one Trifolium pratense cultivar HEN17-A07 linkage group LG1, ARS_RC_1.1, whole genome shotgun sequence genomic stretch:
- the LOC123920522 gene encoding trihelix transcription factor PTL-like produces the protein MNNTNPYGLPEDLRRLISSSSSSRNTNTQHLSAAEPPCQYGGSASGSFPPPPQNYCYDPPPIIVGDVFYPRSSNNTFPHNYDYSSTVNPTTTISTANSDHATASASAFCVGLETCSIDINNKGWFGNFDSSNNRWPRQETLSLLEIRSRLDSKFRENNQKAPLWNEISRIMAEEFGYQRSGKKCKEKFENLYKYYKKTKEGKASRQDGKHYRFFRQLEAICGEASTSDKNTPHVDAVVATQTPNFTINQENINGVVDHNLINNLKYSESLSFSNSSEFETSSSENNDEDLSAIAHTMKTSKQKGVDKSDRRGRKSWRGKVEEIVDSHMKKIIETQDAWMERMLSVVEQREQEMALREEERKRKESMRFDQEIHELWAKEKAWVEARDSALLEVVRKHIGVEASSKNESNTNYEHPFGNVDHGWTEMEISSLIQLRTSFEHQVREKGYLDDCVWDEIGEKMVYMGFNRNGVECKKIWDEISMSLRRSVDCGVKITRPWCLGLKVTDDDDL, from the exons ATGAACAACACTAACCCATATGGTTTACCGGAAGATCTCCGCCGGttaatatcatcatcatcatcatcaagaaACACCAATACACAACATCTATCTGCAGCAGAACCACCGTGTCAATACGGTGGTTCTGCTTCTGGTTCttttccaccaccaccacaaaaTTACTGCTATGACCCTCCTCCTATCATTGTTGGTGATGTTTTCTACCCTCGTAGTAGTAACAACACCTTCCCTCATAACTATGACTACTCTTCTACTGTTAACCCTACTACAACTATTTCTACTGCTAATTCAGATCATGCTACTGCTTCTGCTTCAGCATTTTGTGTTGGTTTAGAAACTTGTTCTATAGATATTAATAATAAAGGATGGTTTGGTAATTTTGATTCTTCTAACAATAGATGGCCTAGACAAGAAACTCTTTCTCTTCTTGAAATCAGATCTCGTCTTGATTCTAAGTTCAGAGAGAATAATCAAAAAGCACCCTTATGGAATGAAATTTCTAG GATAATGGCTGAGGAATTTGGGTACCAAAGAAGTGGAAAGAAATGCAAAGAAAAGTTTGAGAATTTGTACAAGTATTACAAGAAAACCAAGGAAGGTAAAGCTAGTAGACAAGATGGTAAACACTATAGATTCTTCAGACAGCTTGAAGCAATATGTGGAGAAGCCTCAACTTCAGACAAAAATACACCTCATGTTGATGCTGTTGTTGCTACTCAAACTCCAAATTTCACAATCAACCAAGAAAATATCAATGGTGTAGTTGATCATAATTTGATCAATAACCTCAAGTACTCGGAGAGTCTAAGTTTCTCGAATTCATCTGAATTCGAGACATCTTCATCTGAAAACAATGACGAGGATCTCTCGGCCATTGCACACACGATGAAGACATCAAAGCAGAAAGGGGTGGATAAAAGTGATAGGAGGGGGAGGAAAAGTTGGAGAGGTAAAGTGGAGGAGATTGTTGATTCTCATATGAAGAAGATTATAGAGACTCAAGATGCTTGGATGGAGAGAATGTTAAGTGTTGTTGAACAAAGAGAACAAGAGATGGCTTtaagagaagaagaaaggaaGAGAAAAGAGTCAATGAGGTTTGATCAAGAAATACATGAACTTTGGGCTAAAGAAAAAGCTTGGGTTGAAGCAAGAGATTCAGCATTGTTAGAAGTTGTAAGAAAACACATTGGAGTTGAAGCATCAAGTAAGAATGAAAGTAATACAAATTATGAACACCCTTTTGGAAATGTGGATCATGGATGGACAGAAATGGAGATTTCAAGTTTGATACAATTAAGGACTAGTTTTGAACATCAAGTAAGAGAAAAAGGGTATTTGGATGATTGTGTTTGGGATGAAATAGGTGAAAAAATGGTGTATATGGGATTTAATAGGAATGGTGTTGAGTGCAAGAAAATATGGGATGAGATTAGTATGTCTCTAAGAAGGTCAGTGGATTGTGGAGTCAAAATTACAAGACCTTGGTGTTTGGGACTTAAGGTGACAGATGATGATGACCTTTGA